A genomic segment from bacterium encodes:
- the ftsA gene encoding cell division protein FtsA, producing the protein MAKRGPLVGLDIGTTKVCVVVAEPTEDGEVHITGMGASLSSGVRKGAVIDLEATTRAIEESVDKAERMAGVRIAGAIVGVSGGHLASQNSRGVVAVSRADHEIGEQDVSRVVEAARLAAVPASDREIVHLLPRDFIVDGQDGVKNPVGMYGTRLEVEAHIVTGASTVLANLLKCVQRAGLESEALVLEPLASAEAVLSPAERDLGVALVDIGGGTTSLGIFTGGGLCYTAVLPYGGNHVTNDIAVGLRTSFGDAERLKIRHGCAMPAMITDGDSIEVVHVGSREPRLMPRRMLSEIIEPRIAEMAGLVRAQLSRSGFAYRIPAGIVATGGTAALLGLADLFAERLGMAARVGLPEIPGSVADTVSSPAYATGVGLVLHDARRRRVGRSGRSVNGDGTMYGRVRQWLREFTLGA; encoded by the coding sequence TTGGCCAAGCGGGGACCTTTGGTGGGGCTTGATATCGGCACCACCAAGGTCTGTGTTGTCGTCGCAGAACCCACCGAAGACGGAGAGGTCCACATCACAGGGATGGGGGCCTCTCTGTCTAGTGGTGTGCGTAAGGGCGCGGTGATCGATCTCGAGGCCACCACGCGCGCCATCGAGGAGTCCGTCGACAAGGCGGAGCGGATGGCCGGGGTGAGGATCGCCGGTGCGATCGTGGGCGTCTCGGGCGGACACCTCGCGTCCCAGAACAGCCGGGGCGTGGTCGCCGTTTCCCGAGCCGACCACGAGATCGGCGAACAGGATGTGTCCCGCGTCGTGGAGGCGGCGCGGTTGGCGGCGGTCCCGGCGAGCGACCGGGAGATCGTCCACCTGCTCCCCCGCGATTTCATTGTGGATGGACAGGACGGCGTCAAGAACCCCGTCGGGATGTACGGGACCCGCCTCGAGGTCGAAGCCCACATCGTCACGGGGGCCAGCACGGTCCTGGCGAATTTGTTAAAGTGCGTGCAGCGGGCCGGATTGGAGAGCGAAGCGCTGGTCCTAGAGCCCCTGGCCTCAGCCGAAGCCGTGCTCTCTCCCGCGGAGCGGGACCTGGGTGTCGCCCTGGTCGACATCGGCGGAGGAACGACCAGCCTCGGGATCTTTACAGGGGGAGGGCTGTGCTACACCGCGGTGCTTCCGTATGGAGGCAACCATGTGACAAACGATATCGCCGTCGGGCTTCGGACCTCGTTTGGTGACGCGGAGCGCCTCAAGATCCGCCACGGGTGCGCGATGCCGGCGATGATCACGGACGGCGACAGCATCGAGGTCGTCCACGTGGGAAGCCGCGAGCCCCGGCTCATGCCGAGACGCATGCTGAGCGAGATCATCGAGCCGCGGATCGCGGAGATGGCTGGGCTCGTGCGCGCCCAGCTCAGCCGCTCAGGGTTTGCCTACCGGATCCCGGCCGGGATCGTGGCCACGGGGGGCACCGCCGCGTTGCTCGGGCTCGCAGATCTTTTCGCGGAGCGGTTGGGGATGGCGGCTCGGGTAGGACTGCCGGAGATTCCGGGGAGCGTAGCCGACACGGTGAGCAGCCCGGCATACGCCACGGGTGTCGGATTGGTGCTGCACGATGCGCGCCGCCGGAGGGTGGGCCGGAGTGGGCGGAGTGTGAACGGCGACGGAACGATGTACGGTCGGGTGCGCCAGTGGTTGCGGGAATTCACCCTGGGGGCGTAA
- the murB gene encoding UDP-N-acetylmuramate dehydrogenase — MGSVAQDVVAALEQLCPGGVRRNEPLARHVTFRIGGPADVLVLPRSLDHLIACTAWMYREGLPFVVLGRGSNVLIADRGVRGVVIKTGRGQEHVRYDGSDVAAECGVSLPQLSRATAARGLAGLEFAAGIPGSVGGGIVMNAGAHGCALSEVVREVRVLTPSGERTWSREEMGLQYRQSRLQAERGVVLEVTLNLTPADPRVCLERLDAWLQTRSDTQPLGPPSSGCIFRNPVGDHAGRLIDVSGGKGMQIGGATVSDRHANYILNTGGATADEVVRLIAEVRARVRDRSGIDLEPEIKMIGDFESGGL, encoded by the coding sequence GTGGGTAGCGTCGCGCAGGACGTCGTCGCGGCCCTCGAGCAGTTGTGCCCGGGGGGCGTGCGGCGCAACGAGCCCCTGGCCCGTCACGTGACCTTCCGCATCGGCGGCCCGGCCGATGTGCTCGTGCTGCCGCGCTCGCTCGATCATCTGATTGCCTGCACCGCGTGGATGTATCGGGAGGGCCTTCCGTTTGTCGTGTTGGGGCGGGGCAGCAATGTGCTGATCGCGGACCGCGGCGTGCGGGGTGTGGTCATCAAGACCGGCCGGGGCCAGGAACATGTCCGGTACGACGGGAGCGATGTCGCTGCCGAGTGCGGCGTCAGCCTTCCCCAACTGAGCCGGGCGACCGCCGCCCGGGGGCTCGCCGGGCTCGAGTTCGCTGCGGGGATCCCGGGATCCGTGGGGGGAGGAATCGTCATGAACGCGGGCGCCCACGGATGCGCCTTGTCCGAGGTGGTCCGCGAGGTGCGCGTGCTCACCCCAAGCGGAGAACGGACATGGTCCCGCGAGGAAATGGGCCTCCAGTACCGGCAGAGCCGGCTGCAGGCTGAACGCGGTGTGGTGCTGGAGGTCACCCTGAACCTCACGCCCGCCGATCCTCGGGTGTGCCTCGAGCGTCTGGATGCCTGGCTCCAGACGCGCAGCGACACGCAACCGTTGGGGCCGCCCAGCTCCGGATGCATCTTCCGCAACCCGGTGGGGGACCATGCGGGCCGTCTCATCGACGTCTCGGGCGGAAAGGGCATGCAGATCGGCGGGGCGACGGTGAGCGACCGGCATGCGAACTACATCCTCAACACCGGCGGGGCGACGGCGGACGAGGTGGTGAGGCTGATCGCGGAAGTCCGGGCCAGGGTTCGGGATCGGTCGGGGATCGACCTCGAGCCGGAGATCAAAATGATCGGGGATTTCGAATCGGGGGGGCTGTGA
- a CDS encoding FtsQ-type POTRA domain-containing protein produces MSVVVPLPVDRPADRRPRRVSLRRIVRFLAAISMLCGAAAFPASSVFALHTVTVTGNTAVPASTVLRLVDLQPGLNAFQVDAGAIRERLLTDARIESVTVAMEDFPRGVRLAVRERAPIAALDAGGEYVMLSADGVAITTAADRGAQPVLIVDRLDPTDVSIGRVAQSPEVRLGARVAGMLPDPLRDRITAVRVNGAGEVVLALRDGISVRLGGMKGMDERVEMVPQVLDAIATRGLQVESVDLRFPGSIVVRPMRASGAPAQPGAWQENPSRRGIRPAMHRPSFP; encoded by the coding sequence ATGTCTGTGGTGGTGCCCCTTCCCGTGGATCGTCCGGCCGACCGCAGGCCGCGGCGTGTCTCGCTCCGGCGGATCGTGCGGTTTCTCGCGGCCATCTCGATGCTGTGCGGAGCCGCCGCATTTCCCGCCTCCTCGGTCTTCGCCCTCCACACCGTGACCGTGACGGGCAATACGGCGGTTCCGGCGTCGACGGTCCTCCGGCTGGTCGACCTCCAGCCCGGGCTCAACGCCTTCCAGGTCGACGCCGGGGCGATTCGGGAACGACTGCTGACCGATGCCCGCATCGAGAGCGTCACCGTCGCCATGGAGGACTTCCCACGCGGGGTCCGGTTGGCCGTCCGCGAGCGGGCGCCGATCGCGGCGCTCGACGCCGGGGGAGAGTACGTCATGCTCAGCGCGGACGGGGTGGCGATCACCACCGCCGCGGATCGAGGTGCGCAACCGGTCCTGATTGTTGACCGCCTCGACCCGACCGACGTCTCGATCGGCCGGGTGGCGCAATCCCCCGAGGTGCGTCTCGGAGCCCGCGTCGCGGGGATGCTGCCGGACCCGCTCAGGGACCGGATCACCGCCGTGCGGGTGAATGGCGCAGGTGAGGTGGTGCTCGCGCTGCGGGACGGCATCTCGGTGCGGTTGGGCGGGATGAAGGGGATGGACGAACGCGTGGAGATGGTTCCCCAAGTGCTCGACGCGATTGCGACTCGAGGCCTCCAGGTGGAGTCGGTGGACCTGCGCTTCCCCGGGAGCATCGTGGTGCGGCCCATGCGGGCGTCCGGGGCGCCTGCTCAGCCGGGCGCGTGGCAGGAGAACCCCTCGAGACGTGGAATAAGGCCCGCGATGCACCGTCCATCCTTCCCTTAG